In one Janibacter cremeus genomic region, the following are encoded:
- a CDS encoding MFS transporter: MVTTSLPRDVPARDIGPGVRGFWRALPREGRFLLSTVAVQHLGRGMTLPFTVIYLNEVRQLSLETAGTVMAVLALAAAVLAGPMGSLTDLVGARWMLILAGVSQSIGAVVMAFATSAVPAFVAAALMGLSAGIGWAAGNTFISALVRGPLRQRYFGVNFALLNLGIGAGGLVAGMFVEVSRPVTFEVIFLVDAVLILIPAVWLLGPLRHVTARSERPAEDSSPASYGTVLRLPGMGWVLLIGLVTSFVGYGQLEAGIPAFARSVSEVSTEAVGVAFAANTAVIVLLQFWVLQRIEGHRRTRVGLIMLGIWVVAWLALGASGLLPGTLAAAVLVVAFLALFGLGETLLQPTLPAITNDLAPDHLRGRVNAIQSAAFMSGGVVGPLVAGVLLGRGLDVAFIGVVLGGLALVAWLLLRLERIISPAVNGVAPTDAPRPSLDAATS; this comes from the coding sequence GTGGTGACCACCTCCCTTCCCCGTGACGTGCCGGCCCGCGACATCGGTCCGGGCGTCCGCGGCTTCTGGCGGGCCCTGCCGCGGGAGGGGCGCTTCCTCCTCTCCACCGTCGCGGTGCAGCACCTCGGCCGGGGGATGACGCTGCCCTTCACGGTCATCTACCTCAACGAGGTCCGCCAGCTCTCGCTCGAGACCGCCGGCACGGTCATGGCCGTGCTCGCACTGGCGGCGGCGGTCCTCGCCGGCCCCATGGGCAGCCTGACCGACCTCGTCGGTGCCCGGTGGATGCTCATCCTCGCCGGCGTGAGCCAGAGCATCGGCGCCGTCGTCATGGCCTTCGCCACCAGCGCCGTCCCCGCCTTCGTCGCCGCGGCCCTCATGGGTCTGTCGGCCGGCATCGGCTGGGCCGCGGGCAACACCTTCATCTCCGCGCTCGTGCGTGGACCGCTGCGGCAGCGCTACTTCGGGGTGAACTTCGCCCTGCTCAACCTCGGCATCGGCGCCGGCGGTCTCGTCGCCGGCATGTTCGTCGAGGTGAGCCGTCCGGTGACCTTCGAGGTGATCTTCCTCGTCGACGCCGTCCTCATCCTCATCCCGGCCGTCTGGCTGCTCGGGCCGCTCCGGCACGTCACCGCCCGGTCCGAGCGACCGGCGGAGGACAGCTCCCCCGCCAGCTACGGGACCGTGCTGCGTCTGCCCGGCATGGGCTGGGTGCTGCTCATCGGCCTCGTCACCAGCTTCGTCGGGTACGGGCAGCTCGAGGCCGGGATACCGGCCTTCGCGCGCAGCGTCTCCGAGGTGAGCACCGAGGCGGTCGGGGTGGCCTTCGCGGCCAACACGGCGGTCATCGTGCTGCTCCAGTTCTGGGTGCTCCAGCGGATCGAGGGCCACCGGCGCACGCGGGTCGGCCTGATCATGCTCGGCATCTGGGTCGTCGCGTGGCTCGCCCTCGGGGCGAGCGGCCTGCTGCCGGGGACGCTCGCCGCGGCCGTGCTCGTCGTCGCCTTCCTCGCCCTCTTCGGGCTCGGCGAGACCCTGCTGCAGCCGACGCTGCCCGCGATCACCAACGACCTCGCCCCCGACCACCTGCGCGGTCGGGTCAACGCCATCCAGTCGGCGGCCTTCATGTCCGGTGGCGTGGTCGGGCCACTCGTCGCCGGTGTCCTGCTCGGGCGCGGGCTCGACGTCGCCTTCATCGGCGTGGTCCTGGGTGGGCTGGCCCTCGTCGCGTGGCTGCTGCTGCGCCTGGAACGGATCATCTCCCCGGCAGTCAACGGCGTGGCTCCCACCGACGCGCCGCGCCCCTCGCTCGACGCGGCCACCTCCTGA
- a CDS encoding amino acid ABC transporter permease has protein sequence MSTATTTDGTTRESVPLTRSHITLLVCSALLTLAAGLGLPALVVALLAWRKNAEDHPAAKRLTRIGWYVFSAFAVIGVLIALQLWSMTPSFAQFWSWDAAAEVFPILLETFAKTTLLITVVGTAIAATLGLVLAVTTESLPRILSVPLRWLMDLIRMTPLIVQLIFVYYLVPVEWPLLWVGTAVIGVHYAMYMAESYIAGIASVDPGQWEAAKALSFSTRRTWGAVVLPQALRATLPSLGNWAISMFKDTPYLFAIGVVELVTRAQQYGANTFRYNEAFTLAGLIFLVASLITAVAVRKLEKSLVY, from the coding sequence GTGAGTACCGCGACCACCACCGACGGCACCACCCGGGAGTCGGTGCCGCTGACCCGATCGCACATCACGCTGCTCGTCTGCTCCGCCCTGCTGACGCTCGCGGCCGGGCTCGGCCTGCCGGCGCTCGTCGTGGCGCTCCTCGCCTGGCGCAAGAACGCCGAGGACCACCCGGCAGCCAAGCGGCTGACCCGCATCGGCTGGTACGTCTTCAGCGCCTTCGCCGTCATCGGCGTGCTCATCGCCCTCCAGCTGTGGTCGATGACGCCGTCGTTCGCCCAGTTCTGGAGCTGGGACGCGGCCGCCGAGGTCTTCCCGATCCTGCTCGAGACCTTTGCCAAGACGACCCTGCTCATCACCGTGGTGGGCACGGCGATCGCCGCCACCCTCGGCCTGGTGCTGGCGGTGACCACGGAGAGTCTCCCGCGGATCCTCTCCGTCCCGTTGCGGTGGCTCATGGACCTCATTCGGATGACGCCGTTGATCGTCCAGCTGATCTTCGTCTACTACCTCGTGCCGGTCGAGTGGCCGCTGCTGTGGGTGGGCACCGCCGTCATCGGCGTGCACTACGCCATGTACATGGCCGAGTCCTACATCGCGGGTATCGCGTCGGTGGACCCGGGTCAGTGGGAGGCGGCGAAGGCCTTGAGTTTCTCCACGAGGCGGACCTGGGGAGCGGTCGTGCTCCCGCAGGCGCTGCGGGCGACGCTCCCGTCGCTCGGCAACTGGGCGATCTCGATGTTCAAGGACACGCCCTACCTCTTCGCCATCGGTGTGGTGGAGCTGGTCACCCGCGCGCAGCAGTACGGAGCGAACACCTTCCGATACAACGAAGCCTTCACCCTGGCTGGCCTGATCTTCCTCGTCGCCAGCCTCATCACGGCCGTGGCCGTCCGAAAGCTGGAGAAGTCACTTGTCTACTGA
- a CDS encoding helicase-associated domain-containing protein, whose protein sequence is MIYRGSVRSLAEDIRHRTDEELVALLELRPDLARPQPSDLTALAARASTRASTARALDHLDLPHLTALQACVIAGVDTAAVADLLGTDEARAAALVDDLSRAALLWESATGRQVAGTVVEVLGPHPAGLGATAASLAHTLPDDVPAAIESVGAEAERVLHRIAWHGPTAARPSDTTGRTGQAVEGLVDAGLVVAVDEEHVTLPREVGLVVRRGRLLASPVDDEGPPPPTRAIEDVDRAATAAATELVALVDELLDRIEEMRPRVLRSGGLAVRDLRTLASRIDLDEASATLLLELVLGAGLLVDDRALEPTWRLTTEVEAWRALDPAHRWVGLAQPWLASLRSSAAPAPRDGSRVNALSEGFVWPPVRPLRREVLAILAKLPVGSAPERDQVVDLLRRRRPRRMPRDVEAVVAGLLREGEVLGVTGRHALGTVGRALLEGSDRAAGTLADLVPEPVDRLLLQADLTAIVPGAPVPELAALLRRSATLESRGGAGVHRFTEQSLRGALDSGWTADDLLESLARFSATEIPQPLDYLVRDVARRHGQLRSGSAGSYLRGDDPTHLEALLAHRDLGHLQLRQIAPTVLISPVGPAVLVEALREAGQSPALESSGGVVSTVPTASRVPPRRDRPVTEVQPEPAPIVLARLREGEDAAERRRAQPADGSPVIPALDPASTSALLREAAADGLPAWIGITDSVGATKRVLFHPVAVDGGRVVGEVDARPQVYSLHRITGVVVDG, encoded by the coding sequence GTGATCTACCGTGGATCGGTGCGCTCCCTCGCCGAGGACATCCGCCACCGCACCGACGAGGAGCTGGTGGCCCTGCTGGAGCTGCGCCCGGACCTGGCCCGGCCGCAGCCGTCCGACCTGACCGCACTCGCCGCCCGCGCCAGCACCCGCGCGAGCACCGCCCGGGCCCTCGACCACCTCGACCTGCCGCACCTGACGGCCCTGCAGGCGTGTGTCATCGCCGGCGTCGACACCGCTGCGGTCGCCGATCTCCTCGGCACGGACGAGGCCCGCGCGGCCGCCCTCGTCGACGACCTCTCCCGGGCGGCCCTGCTGTGGGAGTCGGCCACCGGGCGGCAGGTCGCCGGCACCGTGGTCGAGGTCCTCGGCCCGCACCCCGCCGGCCTCGGGGCCACCGCCGCCTCGCTCGCGCACACCCTGCCGGACGACGTCCCCGCTGCCATCGAGTCCGTCGGCGCAGAGGCCGAGCGCGTCCTGCACCGGATCGCCTGGCACGGCCCCACGGCGGCCCGCCCGTCCGACACCACCGGCCGCACCGGGCAGGCGGTCGAGGGCCTCGTCGACGCGGGACTCGTCGTCGCCGTGGACGAGGAGCACGTCACCCTCCCGCGGGAGGTCGGCCTGGTCGTGCGTCGTGGACGGCTCCTGGCCTCCCCCGTGGACGACGAGGGGCCCCCGCCCCCGACCCGGGCGATCGAGGACGTCGACCGGGCGGCCACCGCCGCCGCGACCGAGCTGGTCGCCCTCGTCGACGAGCTCCTCGACCGGATCGAGGAGATGCGTCCCCGGGTGCTGCGCAGCGGCGGCCTCGCCGTGCGCGACCTGCGCACCCTCGCCTCCCGGATCGACCTCGACGAGGCGAGCGCGACGCTCCTGCTCGAGCTCGTGCTCGGCGCCGGACTCCTCGTCGACGACCGGGCCCTGGAGCCGACGTGGCGGCTGACCACCGAGGTGGAGGCCTGGCGGGCGCTCGACCCGGCCCACCGCTGGGTGGGGCTCGCGCAGCCGTGGCTGGCCTCCCTTCGCTCCTCCGCCGCCCCCGCGCCCAGGGACGGGAGCCGGGTCAACGCCCTGTCCGAGGGCTTCGTGTGGCCGCCGGTGCGCCCGCTGCGCCGGGAGGTGCTGGCGATCCTCGCGAAGCTGCCCGTGGGGTCCGCGCCCGAGCGCGACCAGGTCGTCGACCTGCTGCGCCGACGCCGCCCGCGCCGGATGCCCCGCGACGTCGAGGCGGTCGTCGCCGGCCTGCTGCGCGAGGGCGAGGTCCTCGGCGTCACCGGGCGGCACGCCCTGGGCACCGTGGGGCGGGCCCTGCTCGAGGGATCGGACCGGGCCGCCGGCACCCTCGCCGACCTCGTGCCCGAGCCCGTCGACCGGCTGCTGCTCCAGGCGGACCTCACCGCGATCGTGCCCGGCGCGCCGGTCCCCGAGCTGGCGGCCCTGCTGCGGCGCAGCGCCACCCTCGAGTCGCGGGGTGGCGCCGGGGTGCACCGCTTCACCGAGCAGAGCCTGCGCGGGGCGTTGGACTCGGGCTGGACGGCCGACGACCTGCTGGAGTCACTGGCCCGGTTCAGCGCGACCGAGATCCCGCAGCCCCTCGACTACCTCGTGCGCGACGTCGCCCGACGGCACGGCCAGCTGCGGTCCGGGTCCGCGGGCAGCTACCTGCGCGGCGACGACCCGACGCACCTCGAGGCGCTGCTGGCGCACCGGGACCTGGGCCACCTGCAGCTGCGCCAGATCGCCCCCACCGTGCTCATCTCCCCCGTCGGGCCGGCCGTGCTCGTCGAGGCCCTGCGCGAGGCCGGCCAGTCCCCCGCCCTGGAGAGCTCGGGCGGCGTGGTCTCCACCGTCCCCACGGCCTCGCGGGTCCCACCGCGCCGGGACCGCCCGGTCACGGAGGTCCAGCCCGAGCCCGCACCCATCGTCCTGGCGCGGCTGCGCGAGGGGGAGGACGCGGCCGAGCGCCGGCGGGCCCAGCCGGCCGACGGGTCACCGGTCATCCCGGCGCTCGATCCCGCGAGCACCTCCGCCCTGCTGCGCGAGGCCGCCGCGGACGGCCTGCCCGCGTGGATCGGCATCACCGACTCCGTCGGCGCGACCAAGCGGGTCCTCTTCCACCCGGTCGCCGTCGACGGCGGCCGCGTCGTCGGCGAGGTCGACGCCCGGCCGCAGGTCTACTCCCTGCACCGGATCACCGGGGTGGTCGTCGACGGCTGA
- the ehuC gene encoding ectoine/hydroxyectoine ABC transporter permease subunit EhuC: MTDDLDVLRSALPTLTDGVITTLQLSLGGALLAFIISVTLGLLSIAPVGFVRWVSTVVVEFFRGTSLVVQLFWLYYVLPILFDVSMDAVLTGIIALGLNYGAYGAEIVRGSINSVDKGQWEGATALNMPPATRMRRVIWPQAWALMLSGYNNLLVMLIKGTAVALFISLQDLAFQVDELRKDTGSTLFAYGVGFLIYYLIALLGSQGVRVLEKRARRKLGMPVGSAHTGAGASL, translated from the coding sequence GTGACTGACGATCTGGACGTTCTCAGGAGTGCCCTGCCCACTCTGACCGACGGCGTCATCACGACGCTGCAGCTCAGCTTGGGCGGGGCCCTCCTGGCCTTCATCATCTCCGTCACGCTCGGCCTGCTGAGCATCGCTCCCGTCGGGTTCGTCCGATGGGTCTCGACGGTCGTCGTCGAGTTCTTCCGGGGCACCTCGCTGGTCGTCCAGCTGTTCTGGCTCTACTACGTGCTCCCGATCCTCTTCGACGTCAGCATGGACGCCGTACTCACCGGCATCATCGCCCTCGGCCTGAACTACGGCGCGTACGGCGCGGAGATCGTGCGCGGCTCGATCAACTCCGTGGACAAGGGCCAGTGGGAGGGCGCCACCGCCCTGAACATGCCGCCCGCGACCCGGATGCGCCGGGTGATCTGGCCGCAGGCCTGGGCGCTCATGCTCTCCGGGTACAACAACCTGCTCGTGATGCTCATCAAGGGGACCGCGGTCGCGCTCTTCATCTCCCTGCAGGACCTGGCCTTCCAGGTCGACGAGCTGCGCAAGGACACCGGATCGACCTTGTTCGCCTACGGCGTCGGATTCCTCATCTACTACCTGATCGCCCTGCTGGGCTCCCAGGGCGTGCGCGTGCTCGAGAAGCGGGCACGTCGCAAGCTCGGGATGCCCGTGGGCAGTGCGCACACCGGAGCGGGGGCGAGCCTGTGA
- the ehuA gene encoding ectoine/hydroxyectoine ABC transporter ATP-binding protein EhuA, whose product MSTESETTDRPTPPAGGTPVIRFEDVEKKFGDTTVLSDLNFDVAPGERVTLIGPSGSGKTTILRLVMTLEHLTGGYIWINGAPLTHDRRNGQRVELRPKEVARTRKKIGMVFQHFNLFPNMTVLENITEAPIHVLGRDKKQASDRAHELLHQVGLGDRSGARPSQLSGGQKQRVAIARALAMDPEILLLDEVTSALDPELVGEVLGVLRKVADETDISMLIVTHEMQFARDVSHKVMMFDGGQIVEQGAPDDLLANPQHKRTQRFLESIL is encoded by the coding sequence TTGTCTACTGAGTCCGAGACCACTGACCGCCCCACCCCGCCGGCGGGTGGCACCCCCGTCATCCGATTCGAGGACGTGGAGAAGAAGTTCGGCGACACGACCGTGCTGTCGGACCTCAACTTCGACGTCGCGCCGGGGGAGCGGGTCACGCTCATCGGTCCGAGCGGCTCGGGCAAGACGACGATCCTCCGGCTGGTCATGACGCTCGAGCACCTGACCGGTGGCTACATCTGGATCAACGGCGCGCCGCTCACCCACGACCGGCGCAACGGCCAGCGGGTGGAGCTGCGTCCCAAGGAGGTCGCGCGCACCCGCAAGAAGATCGGCATGGTCTTCCAGCACTTCAACCTCTTCCCGAACATGACGGTGCTGGAGAACATCACCGAGGCGCCGATCCACGTGCTCGGCAGGGACAAGAAGCAGGCCAGCGACCGGGCGCACGAGCTGCTCCACCAGGTCGGTCTGGGCGACCGGTCCGGGGCCCGACCGAGCCAGCTGTCCGGTGGTCAGAAGCAGCGGGTGGCGATCGCCCGTGCGCTCGCGATGGACCCCGAGATCCTGCTGCTCGACGAGGTCACCTCGGCGCTCGACCCGGAGTTGGTCGGCGAGGTCCTCGGCGTCCTGCGCAAGGTCGCCGACGAGACCGACATCTCGATGCTCATCGTCACCCACGAGATGCAGTTCGCCCGCGACGTCTCGCACAAGGTGATGATGTTCGACGGTGGCCAGATCGTCGAGCAGGGCGCCCCCGACGACCTGCTGGCCAACCCGCAGCACAAGCGCACCCAGCGCTTCCTCGAGTCGATCCTCTGA
- a CDS encoding hydroxymethylglutaryl-CoA lyase, whose translation MSSSALPQSEPMTGLPSKVTVYEVGPRDGLQNEKESVPTAVKAEFIRRLVDAGLETVETTSFVHPKWVPQLADASELLADLDDLGRSPLRPVLVPNERGLDRALEAEVEAVAIFGSATETFAQKNLGRSREESVAMFAPVVKRAQDAGMWVRAYVSMCFGDPWEGPVPVDQVADACAELMDLGCDQLSVGDTIGTGTPGHVEALLTALEQRDIGVDRIGVHFHDTYGQALSNTLTALRAGVSVVDASTGGLGGCPYAKSATGNLATEDLVWMLDGAGVETGVDLDTLVTTSVWMAEQLGKPSPSRVVKALSGA comes from the coding sequence ATGTCGTCCAGTGCACTGCCGCAGTCGGAGCCGATGACGGGACTGCCGTCGAAGGTCACCGTGTACGAGGTCGGACCCCGCGACGGTCTGCAGAACGAGAAGGAGAGCGTCCCGACGGCGGTCAAGGCGGAGTTCATCCGCCGGCTCGTCGACGCCGGGCTGGAGACGGTGGAGACGACCTCCTTCGTCCACCCGAAGTGGGTGCCGCAGCTCGCCGACGCGAGCGAGCTGTTGGCCGACCTCGACGACCTGGGCCGCAGCCCCCTTCGCCCCGTGCTCGTGCCGAACGAGCGCGGGCTGGACCGCGCCCTCGAGGCCGAGGTCGAGGCCGTGGCGATCTTCGGCAGCGCGACCGAGACCTTCGCGCAGAAGAACCTGGGCCGCTCCCGTGAGGAGTCGGTTGCGATGTTCGCGCCCGTCGTCAAGCGGGCGCAGGACGCCGGGATGTGGGTCCGTGCCTACGTGTCCATGTGCTTCGGTGACCCCTGGGAGGGCCCGGTCCCCGTCGACCAGGTCGCCGACGCGTGCGCCGAGCTGATGGACCTCGGCTGCGACCAGCTCTCCGTCGGCGACACCATCGGCACGGGCACCCCCGGTCACGTCGAGGCGCTGCTCACCGCGCTGGAGCAGCGCGACATCGGGGTGGACCGGATCGGCGTGCACTTCCACGACACCTACGGGCAGGCGCTGTCCAACACGCTCACCGCCCTGCGCGCCGGGGTCAGTGTCGTCGACGCCTCCACGGGCGGGCTGGGCGGCTGTCCGTACGCGAAGTCCGCGACCGGCAACCTCGCGACCGAGGACCTCGTCTGGATGCTCGACGGCGCAGGCGTGGAGACCGGCGTCGACCTCGACACGCTCGTCACCACGAGCGTGTGGATGGCCGAGCAGCTCGGCAAGCCGTCGCCGTCACGCGTGGTCAAGGCACTCTCGGGGGCCTGA
- the ehuB gene encoding ectoine/hydroxyectoine ABC transporter substrate-binding protein EhuB, with product MRSTRMLAGSAAAALALTMAACGDGGSGGSSGDGGSGDGGGGDTLSKIKDEGVITVGIAGEEPYSFKKDGELTGATIAIHKKVFAELGVDEVKGVQTEWGSLIPGLNAGRFDIISAGMSILPERCEQADFGHPEIMYTTALMTPKGNPEGVNDMHDVADADLKLAVMSGAIESGYADTLGIEKMEVGSPQDGMDAVVQERADAFALTGISLRAMAENNPDAAVEVTEPFTAIVDGKKQVGAGATVFRKDDDKLREAYNKEIDKIVGDEQAFTDVVGEFGFTDAERPKGEITTEQLCAGELPDAEQSEAVPD from the coding sequence ATGCGCAGCACGCGAATGCTGGCCGGGAGCGCCGCGGCGGCCCTGGCCCTGACGATGGCAGCCTGTGGTGACGGAGGATCCGGGGGATCCTCCGGTGACGGGGGCAGCGGCGACGGCGGGGGTGGCGACACCCTCAGCAAGATCAAGGACGAGGGCGTCATCACCGTCGGCATCGCCGGCGAGGAGCCCTACTCCTTCAAGAAGGACGGCGAGCTGACCGGCGCGACGATCGCCATCCACAAGAAGGTCTTCGCCGAGCTCGGCGTCGACGAGGTCAAGGGCGTGCAGACCGAGTGGGGCTCGCTCATCCCGGGCCTGAACGCCGGCCGCTTCGACATCATCTCCGCGGGCATGTCGATCCTGCCCGAGCGCTGCGAGCAGGCCGACTTCGGCCACCCGGAGATCATGTACACGACCGCCCTGATGACGCCCAAGGGCAACCCGGAGGGCGTCAACGACATGCACGACGTCGCGGACGCCGACCTGAAGCTCGCGGTCATGAGCGGTGCGATCGAGTCCGGCTACGCCGACACCCTCGGGATCGAGAAGATGGAGGTGGGCAGCCCGCAGGACGGCATGGACGCGGTCGTGCAGGAGCGCGCCGACGCCTTCGCGCTGACCGGTATCTCCCTGCGCGCCATGGCGGAGAACAACCCGGACGCTGCCGTCGAGGTGACCGAGCCGTTCACCGCCATCGTCGACGGCAAGAAGCAGGTCGGTGCGGGTGCGACCGTCTTCCGCAAGGACGACGACAAGCTGCGCGAGGCCTACAACAAGGAGATCGACAAGATCGTCGGCGACGAGCAGGCCTTCACCGACGTCGTCGGTGAGTTCGGCTTCACCGACGCCGAGCGCCCCAAGGGCGAGATCACCACAGAGCAGCTCTGCGCCGGCGAGCTGCCCGACGCCGAGCAGTCCGAGGCCGTCCCGGACTGA
- a CDS encoding DNA repair helicase XPB translates to MTDGALIVQSDKTLLLEVDHDKAADARRAIAPFAELERAPEHIHTYRVTPLGLWNARAAGHDAEQVVDALITHSRYPVPQALLVDIADTMDRYGRLVLEKDGDQLVLRTTDRAVLTEVLRHKKIKPLIGDQLSPDEVVVHPSERGTLKQELLKVGWPAEDRAGYVNGEAHPIALTEDGWSLRPYQQHAVDGFWDGGSGVVVLPCGAGKTLVGAGAMSAAKATTLILVTNTVSARQWREELLARTTLTEDEIGEYSGARKEVRPVTIATYQVLTLRRKGAYPHIDLLDARDWGLIVYDEVHLLPAPIFRMTADLQARRRLGLTATLVREDGREADVFSLIGPKRFDAPWKDIESQGYIAPADCVEVRVTLSDAERMAYATADAEDRYRLASCSPAKPRVVRQIVDQHEGEPTLVIGQYLDQLHELSEQLDADLITGETPVKVRQELFADFREGHTSLLVVSKVANFSVDLPEATVAIQVSGTFGSRQEEAQRLGRLLRPKEDGRTAHFYTVVARDTVDAEFAAHRQRFLAEQGYAYRIVDADDLAGA, encoded by the coding sequence ATGACCGACGGCGCGCTCATCGTCCAGAGCGACAAGACCCTCCTGCTCGAGGTGGACCACGACAAGGCCGCCGATGCGCGGCGGGCGATCGCCCCCTTCGCCGAGCTGGAGCGTGCCCCGGAGCACATCCACACCTACCGGGTCACCCCGCTCGGCCTGTGGAACGCCCGCGCCGCCGGCCACGACGCCGAGCAGGTCGTCGACGCCCTGATCACCCACTCGCGCTACCCGGTCCCGCAGGCGCTGCTCGTCGACATCGCCGACACGATGGACCGCTACGGGCGCCTCGTGCTGGAGAAGGACGGCGACCAGCTGGTCCTGCGCACCACGGACCGCGCGGTGCTCACCGAGGTGCTGCGGCACAAGAAGATCAAGCCGCTCATCGGTGATCAGCTCTCCCCCGACGAGGTCGTCGTCCACCCCTCCGAGCGCGGCACCCTCAAGCAGGAGCTGCTCAAGGTCGGCTGGCCCGCCGAGGACCGTGCCGGCTACGTGAACGGCGAGGCGCACCCGATCGCCCTCACCGAGGACGGCTGGAGCCTGCGGCCCTACCAGCAGCACGCGGTCGATGGCTTCTGGGACGGCGGGTCCGGTGTCGTCGTCCTCCCCTGCGGCGCCGGCAAGACCCTCGTGGGCGCGGGCGCGATGTCCGCGGCCAAGGCCACCACGCTGATCCTCGTGACCAACACCGTCAGCGCGCGGCAGTGGCGCGAGGAGCTGCTCGCCCGCACGACGCTGACCGAGGACGAGATCGGCGAGTACTCCGGGGCGCGCAAGGAGGTCCGTCCGGTGACGATCGCGACGTACCAGGTGCTCACCCTCCGGCGGAAGGGCGCCTACCCCCACATCGACCTGCTCGATGCCCGCGACTGGGGCCTCATCGTCTACGACGAGGTGCACCTGCTGCCGGCGCCGATCTTCCGGATGACCGCCGACCTGCAGGCGCGGCGGCGTCTCGGGCTGACCGCGACGCTCGTGCGGGAGGACGGCCGCGAGGCGGACGTCTTCTCGCTCATCGGTCCCAAGCGCTTCGACGCTCCGTGGAAGGACATCGAGTCGCAGGGTTACATCGCTCCCGCGGACTGCGTCGAGGTCCGGGTGACGCTCAGCGACGCCGAGCGGATGGCCTACGCGACCGCCGACGCCGAGGACCGGTACCGGCTGGCCTCGTGCTCACCGGCCAAGCCGCGGGTGGTCCGGCAGATCGTCGACCAGCACGAGGGCGAACCGACGCTGGTCATCGGGCAGTACCTCGACCAGCTGCACGAGCTGTCCGAGCAGCTCGACGCGGACCTGATCACCGGCGAGACCCCGGTCAAGGTGCGCCAGGAGCTCTTCGCGGACTTCCGCGAGGGGCACACCAGCCTGCTCGTCGTCTCCAAGGTCGCCAACTTCTCGGTCGACCTGCCCGAGGCGACCGTGGCCATCCAGGTCAGCGGGACCTTCGGCTCCCGCCAGGAGGAGGCGCAGCGCCTCGGCCGGCTGCTGCGCCCCAAGGAGGACGGGCGCACCGCGCACTTCTACACCGTCGTCGCCCGCGACACCGTCGACGCGGAGTTCGCAGCCCACCGCCAGCGCTTCCTCGCCGAGCAGGGGTACGCCTACCGGATCGTCGACGCCGACGACCTCGCAGGAGCCTAA
- a CDS encoding aldose 1-epimerase family protein, with protein MALPPSGTQWQLTSGGTEAVVVEAGGGLRSLTVGGVDVVAGYPREAMASAGRGQLLVPWPNRIRDGRYRFAGRDHELPITERSTGNATHGLVRWESFRPSERDDDRIVLGHTVHPRPGYPFALEVRVAWQVDPRGLTCSTTITNVGPDSAPVGYGAHPYLALGATPAQQARLTVPADRVVLVDPDRKLPVGTHEVGDTPFDLRGGEALGDREIDNAYTGLERGADGCWTVTLEADRTTRLWGGPGLDWVQVFTGRSTPEGPEGHAPGIAVEPLSCPPDAFSSGEGLVTLAPGATWTGQWGIEVD; from the coding sequence ATGGCACTCCCACCCAGTGGCACCCAGTGGCAGCTGACCAGCGGCGGGACCGAGGCCGTCGTCGTCGAGGCCGGCGGTGGGCTGCGCAGCCTCACCGTCGGCGGCGTCGACGTCGTGGCCGGGTACCCGCGGGAGGCGATGGCGTCGGCCGGCCGCGGGCAGCTGCTCGTGCCGTGGCCCAACCGGATCCGCGACGGCCGCTACCGCTTCGCCGGCCGCGACCACGAGCTGCCGATCACCGAGCGCTCCACCGGGAACGCCACCCACGGACTCGTGCGGTGGGAGTCCTTCCGCCCGAGCGAGCGCGATGACGACCGGATCGTCCTGGGGCACACGGTGCACCCGCGTCCGGGCTACCCCTTCGCCCTCGAGGTGCGCGTCGCCTGGCAGGTCGACCCGCGGGGGCTGACCTGCTCCACCACCATCACCAACGTCGGCCCGGACAGCGCCCCCGTCGGCTACGGCGCCCACCCCTACCTCGCCCTCGGCGCCACGCCGGCGCAGCAGGCGCGCCTGACCGTGCCCGCCGACCGGGTCGTCCTCGTCGACCCCGACCGCAAGCTGCCGGTCGGCACGCACGAGGTGGGGGACACCCCCTTCGACCTGCGCGGTGGGGAGGCGCTCGGCGACCGCGAGATCGACAACGCGTACACCGGTCTCGAGCGGGGCGCGGACGGCTGCTGGACGGTCACCCTCGAGGCCGACCGGACGACGCGCCTGTGGGGCGGGCCCGGGCTGGACTGGGTGCAGGTCTTCACCGGGCGCTCCACGCCGGAGGGCCCCGAGGGGCACGCCCCGGGCATCGCCGTCGAGCCGCTGTCCTGCCCTCCGGACGCCTTCAGCTCGGGGGAGGGGCTCGTCACGCTCGCGCCCGGTGCCACGTGGACCGGCCAGTGGGGCATCGAGGTCGACTGA